The following proteins are co-located in the Mycolicibacterium goodii genome:
- a CDS encoding DUF1876 domain-containing protein — protein sequence MYDRDLTHTWYVEIGFCEDDIHTHASAHARLMDEGLMATTGDAYRNPKDPNEPKIGEEIAAARALIALGTELLNSASMRIEQATHHPVHLYR from the coding sequence ATGTATGACCGAGATCTCACCCACACGTGGTACGTCGAAATCGGGTTCTGCGAGGACGATATCCACACCCACGCATCGGCCCACGCCCGGTTGATGGACGAGGGTTTGATGGCCACCACCGGGGACGCCTACCGCAACCCCAAGGACCCCAACGAGCCGAAGATCGGCGAGGAGATCGCGGCGGCCAGAGCGCTCATCGCGCTGGGAACCGAACTGCTGAACTCCGCCTCGATGCGCATCGAGCAAGCCACACACCACCCCGTGCACCTGTACCGCTGA
- a CDS encoding arylsulfatase, which yields MPNEKPNILVIWGDDIGISNLSCYSDGLMGYRTPNIDRIADEGMRFTDSYGEQSCTAGRAAFITGQSVYRTGLSKVGFPGADVGLQAEDPTIAECLKPLGYATGQFGKNHLGDLNKYLPTAHGFDEFFGNLYHLNVEEEPELPDYPRADQFPVLAEMQRPRGVIRSWATDKVSDEPDDPRYGPIGRQRIEDTGPLTRKRMETIDDETTDACVDFIRRQVASDTPFFVWMNTTHMHLRTHTKPESIGQAGVWQSPYHDTMIDHDRHVGKLLDLLDELGIAEDTIVVYSTDNGPHANTWPDGATTPFRSEKNTNWEGAFRIPELVRWPGKIKAGTVSNDIIQHHDWFPTFLAAAGEPEIIEKLKGGHQIGDKTYKVHLDAYNLLPYLTGAVDESPRKGFIYFSDDCDVLGFRFHNWKVVFAEQRCQGTLQIWAEPFTPLRAPKIFNLRTDPFERADITSNTYYDWWLDHDFIAFYGSAIVTQFLETFKEFPPRQEAASFTINHAVTKLHEFLAKD from the coding sequence ATGCCGAACGAGAAACCCAACATCCTGGTCATCTGGGGCGACGACATCGGGATCAGCAACCTGAGTTGCTACAGCGACGGCCTCATGGGGTACCGCACCCCGAACATCGATCGCATCGCCGATGAGGGCATGCGGTTCACCGACTCCTACGGCGAGCAGAGTTGCACCGCAGGCCGCGCGGCGTTCATCACGGGCCAGAGCGTCTACCGGACCGGACTGAGCAAGGTGGGCTTTCCGGGCGCCGATGTCGGCCTGCAGGCCGAGGACCCGACGATCGCCGAGTGCCTCAAGCCGCTGGGGTACGCGACTGGCCAATTCGGAAAGAACCATCTCGGTGACCTCAACAAGTACCTGCCGACCGCGCACGGTTTCGACGAGTTCTTCGGCAACCTCTACCACCTCAACGTCGAGGAGGAACCCGAGCTGCCGGACTACCCTCGCGCCGACCAGTTCCCGGTACTCGCCGAGATGCAGCGTCCACGCGGCGTCATCAGGTCATGGGCCACCGACAAGGTGTCTGACGAACCCGACGATCCCAGGTACGGCCCGATCGGCAGGCAGCGGATCGAGGACACCGGGCCGCTGACCCGAAAGCGTATGGAGACCATCGACGACGAGACCACCGACGCGTGCGTCGACTTCATCAGGCGTCAGGTCGCCTCTGACACACCGTTTTTCGTCTGGATGAACACCACCCACATGCACCTGCGCACCCACACCAAACCGGAGTCGATCGGCCAGGCCGGAGTATGGCAGTCGCCGTACCACGACACGATGATCGATCACGACCGTCACGTCGGGAAACTGCTCGATCTCCTCGACGAACTGGGCATCGCCGAGGACACGATCGTCGTCTACTCGACCGACAACGGACCGCACGCCAACACCTGGCCCGACGGGGCCACCACACCGTTCCGTAGCGAGAAGAACACAAACTGGGAGGGTGCGTTCCGCATCCCGGAGTTGGTCCGCTGGCCGGGAAAGATCAAGGCGGGCACTGTCTCCAACGACATCATCCAGCACCATGACTGGTTCCCCACGTTCCTGGCGGCCGCGGGCGAGCCGGAGATCATCGAGAAACTCAAGGGCGGCCACCAAATCGGCGACAAGACGTACAAGGTTCACCTGGACGCGTACAACCTGCTGCCCTATCTCACCGGTGCCGTCGACGAGAGTCCACGCAAAGGGTTCATCTATTTCTCCGACGACTGCGATGTGCTCGGTTTCCGGTTCCACAACTGGAAAGTCGTGTTCGCCGAGCAACGATGCCAGGGCACGCTGCAGATCTGGGCCGAACCGTTCACACCGTTGCGCGCACCGAAGATCTTCAACCTGCGCACCGACCCGTTCGAGCGGGCCGACATCACGTCCAACACGTACTACGACTGGTGGCTCGACCACGACTTCATCGCGTTCTACGGCAGCGCCATCGTGACGCAGTTCCTGGAGACCTTCAAGGAGTTCCCGCCGCGCCAGGAGGCGGCGTCATTCACGATCAACCATGCAGTGACGAAACTGCACGAGTTTCTGGCGAAGGACTAG
- a CDS encoding NAD-dependent epimerase/dehydratase family protein, translated as MADSTTDLGRILVTGGSGFVGANLVAELLDRGYAVRSFDRVPSALPDHAGLEVVTGDICDLDSVTKAVEGVDTVFHTAAIIDLMGGASVTEEYRRRSFAVNVGGTENLMRAAQSTGVRRFVYTASNSVVMGGQHIVNGDETLPYTDRFNDLYTETKVIAEKFVLHENGVAGMLTCSIRPSGIWGRGDQTMFRKVFESVLAGHVKVLVGRKSTLLDNSYVHNLVHGFILAAQHLTPGGTAPGQAYFINDGEPVNMFEFARPVVEACGRKLPRVRVPGRLVHSAMNGWQRLHFRFGIPEPLLEPLAVERLYLNNYFSIGKAARDLGYRPLFTTRQALVDCLPYYIELFKQMEAQAQPA; from the coding sequence ATGGCTGACTCCACCACCGACCTCGGGCGGATCCTGGTCACCGGCGGTTCCGGGTTCGTCGGCGCCAACCTGGTTGCCGAACTGCTGGACCGCGGCTACGCGGTGCGCTCGTTCGACCGCGTGCCGTCCGCACTGCCCGACCACGCAGGCCTTGAGGTCGTCACGGGCGACATCTGCGACCTCGACAGCGTCACGAAGGCGGTCGAGGGGGTCGACACGGTGTTCCACACCGCGGCGATCATCGACCTTATGGGCGGCGCGTCGGTCACCGAGGAGTACCGGCGGCGCAGTTTCGCGGTGAACGTCGGCGGTACCGAGAACCTGATGCGGGCGGCACAGTCGACGGGCGTGCGGCGGTTCGTCTACACCGCATCCAACAGCGTGGTGATGGGCGGTCAGCACATCGTCAACGGCGACGAAACCCTGCCGTACACCGACCGTTTCAACGACCTGTACACCGAGACGAAGGTGATCGCCGAGAAGTTCGTGCTGCACGAGAACGGGGTGGCGGGCATGCTCACGTGCTCGATCCGGCCCAGCGGCATCTGGGGGCGCGGCGATCAGACCATGTTCCGCAAGGTGTTCGAAAGCGTGCTCGCCGGCCACGTCAAGGTGCTCGTCGGCCGCAAGAGCACGCTGCTGGACAACTCCTACGTGCACAACCTCGTGCACGGCTTCATCCTTGCCGCACAACACCTCACACCCGGTGGCACCGCACCCGGCCAGGCGTACTTCATCAACGACGGTGAACCGGTCAACATGTTCGAGTTCGCCAGGCCCGTGGTCGAGGCCTGTGGACGCAAACTCCCCCGCGTGCGGGTGCCAGGGCGTCTCGTGCATTCGGCGATGAACGGTTGGCAGCGGCTGCACTTCCGCTTCGGCATCCCCGAGCCGCTGCTGGAACCGCTTGCGGTGGAACGGCTTTACCTCAACAACTACTTCTCGATCGGCAAGGCGGCCCGCGATCTGGGCTACCGCCCGCTGTTCACCACCAGGCAGGCCCTCGTCGACTGTCTGCCGTACTACATCGAGCTGTTCAAACAGATGGAGGCACAGGCACAGCCGGCGTAG
- a CDS encoding formylglycine-generating enzyme family protein, with product MATDLVWIPAQTAMLGSNSHYPEEAPAREVSVDGFWMQSHQVTNADYAEFVAATGHVTVAERPVDPDMYPGAPPENLVPGSLVFRRTAGPVDLRHINLWWTWTPGACWNHPRGPRSSVTGRERHPVVHIAYEDAEAYARWAGLELPTEAEWETAARGGLSGATYTWGDTPERPGQRLANYWHGEFPYLPDTGYGTTTPTGSFAPNDYGLFDMAGNVWEWTTDWYTRDHTARSCCAEDSYDPAQPRFEIARKVVKGGSFLCADNYCMRYRPAARRPQMIDTGMSHIGFRCVRRP from the coding sequence ATGGCCACCGATCTGGTGTGGATCCCGGCCCAAACGGCCATGCTGGGATCCAATTCGCACTACCCCGAGGAAGCGCCGGCCCGTGAGGTCTCGGTGGACGGCTTCTGGATGCAGAGCCATCAGGTGACCAACGCCGACTACGCCGAGTTCGTCGCCGCCACCGGCCATGTCACGGTGGCCGAGCGCCCCGTCGACCCGGACATGTATCCCGGCGCGCCGCCGGAGAACCTGGTGCCCGGCTCACTGGTCTTCCGCCGCACCGCGGGACCGGTGGACCTGCGCCACATCAACCTGTGGTGGACCTGGACACCGGGCGCCTGCTGGAATCACCCGCGCGGACCGCGCTCATCGGTGACCGGGCGGGAGCGGCATCCGGTGGTCCACATCGCCTACGAGGACGCCGAGGCATATGCACGATGGGCCGGGTTGGAACTGCCGACGGAGGCCGAGTGGGAGACCGCGGCGCGCGGCGGGCTCAGCGGCGCGACCTACACGTGGGGTGACACACCCGAGCGGCCCGGGCAGCGGCTGGCCAACTACTGGCACGGTGAGTTCCCGTATCTACCGGACACCGGCTACGGCACCACCACACCGACGGGCAGCTTCGCGCCCAACGACTACGGCCTGTTCGACATGGCGGGCAATGTGTGGGAATGGACCACGGACTGGTACACGCGCGATCACACCGCGCGGTCCTGCTGTGCGGAGGACAGTTACGACCCGGCACAGCCTCGATTCGAGATCGCCCGCAAGGTGGTCAAGGGCGGGTCGTTTCTGTGCGCGGACAACTACTGCATGCGCTACCGTCCGGCAGCACGCCGCCCGCAGATGATCGACACGGGCATGAGCCACATCGGGTTCCGATGCGTCAGGCGCCCGTGA
- the xseA gene encoding exodeoxyribonuclease VII large subunit, giving the protein MTEPGQSPENPWPVRAVATRVAKWIDRLGVVWVEGQLTELKVRPDSKTVFMVLRDPAADMSLTLTCPRDLVRNAPVRLTEGTQVIICGKPSFYTGRGTFSLRVSEIRAVGVGELLARIERLRRLLDAEGLFDPRLKRPIPFLPNTIGLITGRASAAERDVTTVALARWPAVRFAIRNTIVQGPNAVPQIVDALAALDADPEVDVIVLARGGGSVEDLLPFSDETLCRAISACRTPVVSAIGHEPDNPVCDLVADLRAATPTDAAKRIVPDAAAEQALIADLHRRSARALRNWVHREQHHLDQLRSRPVLAQPLAAITARGEEIARARATAQRDITRLIAAETDTIGHLSARLTALGPAATLARGYAVVQAVPDTGPPTVLRSTADAPAGTRLRVRVADGVVSARSEGREDDDTGSPT; this is encoded by the coding sequence GTGACCGAACCTGGTCAGTCGCCGGAGAATCCCTGGCCGGTCCGAGCCGTCGCGACGCGCGTCGCCAAGTGGATCGACCGGCTCGGCGTGGTCTGGGTCGAGGGGCAGCTGACCGAACTGAAGGTCCGCCCGGATTCGAAGACGGTGTTCATGGTGCTGCGCGATCCGGCGGCCGACATGTCGCTGACGCTGACCTGCCCGCGCGATCTGGTACGCAACGCCCCGGTCCGGCTGACCGAGGGCACCCAGGTGATCATCTGCGGCAAGCCCAGCTTCTACACCGGGCGCGGCACGTTCTCGTTGCGGGTCAGCGAGATCCGCGCGGTCGGCGTCGGTGAACTGCTCGCGCGCATCGAACGGCTGCGCCGCCTGCTGGACGCCGAAGGCCTGTTCGATCCGCGCCTCAAACGCCCGATCCCGTTCCTGCCCAACACGATCGGGCTGATCACCGGACGCGCGTCGGCGGCCGAACGCGACGTCACCACGGTCGCGTTGGCGCGCTGGCCCGCGGTGCGTTTCGCGATCCGCAACACGATCGTGCAGGGCCCCAATGCGGTACCGCAGATCGTGGACGCGTTGGCGGCGCTCGACGCCGACCCCGAGGTCGACGTGATCGTGCTGGCCCGGGGCGGCGGCAGCGTCGAAGATCTGCTGCCGTTCTCGGATGAGACGCTGTGCCGGGCCATCTCGGCGTGCCGCACACCCGTCGTCAGCGCGATCGGCCACGAACCCGACAACCCGGTGTGCGACCTGGTGGCCGATCTGCGCGCGGCCACCCCCACCGACGCGGCCAAGCGGATCGTGCCCGATGCCGCCGCCGAGCAGGCCCTGATCGCCGATCTGCACCGGCGCAGCGCCCGTGCGCTGCGCAACTGGGTGCACCGCGAGCAGCACCACCTCGACCAGTTGCGCAGCAGGCCCGTGCTGGCCCAACCGCTGGCCGCGATCACCGCGCGCGGCGAGGAGATCGCGCGGGCGCGCGCGACGGCGCAACGCGACATCACCCGCCTCATCGCCGCCGAGACCGACACCATCGGGCACCTCTCGGCACGGTTGACCGCGCTCGGGCCCGCGGCGACGCTGGCGCGCGGATACGCCGTGGTGCAGGCGGTGCCGGACACCGGACCGCCGACGGTGTTGCGCTCGACGGCCGACGCCCCGGCGGGCACACGGTTGCGGGTGCGGGTGGCCGACGGCGTGGTCAGCGCGCGCAGTGAAGGCCGGGAAGACGACGACACAGGGAGTCCGACATGA
- a CDS encoding 2'-5' RNA ligase family protein: MALAVCLLFDRRSERAIRGLWDRIEQRGVASLRSHTHGRHVPHMSYAVLRRWDQVAVADALAGNGSGAPVELSFDGVGVFRRGRIWLVAGVNADVAVRQQRVVDALTGTGADLHKHYRPGVWLPHCSLAPRATLAQLPDVVATVMDVLPLRVTLDHAALVNSSTGTVTPLPVLP, translated from the coding sequence GTGGCGCTGGCGGTCTGTCTGCTGTTCGATCGGCGCTCGGAACGCGCGATACGCGGCCTGTGGGACCGCATCGAGCAGCGGGGTGTGGCCAGCCTGCGCTCACACACCCACGGAAGACACGTGCCGCACATGTCCTATGCGGTGCTGCGCCGGTGGGACCAGGTCGCGGTCGCGGACGCGTTGGCGGGCAACGGATCCGGCGCGCCGGTCGAGCTGAGCTTCGACGGGGTCGGGGTGTTCCGCCGGGGTCGGATATGGCTCGTGGCCGGGGTGAACGCCGACGTCGCCGTGCGTCAGCAACGCGTCGTCGATGCGCTCACCGGCACCGGGGCGGACCTGCACAAGCACTACCGGCCCGGGGTCTGGCTGCCGCACTGTTCCCTCGCGCCGCGCGCCACCCTGGCGCAGCTGCCCGACGTGGTGGCGACCGTCATGGACGTGTTGCCGCTGCGGGTGACGCTGGACCACGCCGCGCTGGTCAACAGTTCCACCGGCACCGTGACCCCGCTGCCGGTCCTGCCGTGA
- a CDS encoding HAD family hydrolase yields the protein MLDYWTDGPTRTAILDFVGQVLTEMAPEERIAVFDNDGTLWVEKPAYVQLDFLVRRLAEQAAADPGLAARQPHHAAVSGDLGWFDDAVTAHYRGDDANMKVLAGGIFSAYAGVRVEEYAERVTAFFAEVAHPTLHRPYTMCGYAPMVELLRYLEANGFTNYIASGGGRDFMRPVTTQMYGIPPERVIGSSVGLDFIDGHLTTTATPEFLDDGPVKPVRIWGRIGRRPILAAGNSDGDIEMLQYTTSGPRPSLALLMCHDDAEREFAYDAGAERARELAGTHGWTVVSMRNDWADIFG from the coding sequence ATGCTCGACTACTGGACCGACGGCCCGACCAGAACCGCGATCCTCGATTTCGTCGGTCAGGTGCTCACCGAGATGGCACCCGAAGAACGGATCGCGGTGTTCGACAACGACGGCACGCTGTGGGTGGAGAAGCCGGCCTACGTCCAGCTGGACTTCCTGGTGCGCCGACTGGCCGAACAGGCCGCCGCCGATCCGGGCCTGGCCGCGCGCCAGCCCCATCACGCCGCCGTCTCCGGCGACCTCGGGTGGTTCGACGACGCGGTGACCGCGCACTACCGCGGCGACGATGCAAACATGAAAGTACTTGCCGGGGGAATCTTTTCGGCCTACGCCGGGGTGCGGGTCGAGGAGTATGCCGAGCGGGTGACGGCCTTCTTCGCCGAGGTAGCACATCCGACGCTGCACCGGCCGTACACCATGTGCGGATACGCACCGATGGTCGAGCTGTTGCGGTACCTGGAGGCCAACGGCTTCACCAACTACATCGCCTCCGGTGGCGGGCGGGATTTCATGCGCCCGGTGACCACGCAGATGTATGGGATCCCACCGGAGCGCGTCATCGGCAGTTCGGTGGGCCTCGACTTCATCGACGGTCACCTCACGACAACGGCCACACCGGAATTCCTCGACGACGGACCGGTCAAACCGGTCCGGATCTGGGGCCGGATCGGCCGTCGGCCGATCCTCGCCGCAGGCAATTCCGACGGTGACATCGAGATGCTGCAGTACACCACATCCGGGCCGCGGCCGTCGCTGGCGCTGCTCATGTGCCATGACGACGCCGAACGCGAATTCGCATACGACGCAGGCGCGGAGCGGGCCCGCGAACTCGCGGGTACGCATGGCTGGACGGTGGTCAGCATGCGCAACGACTGGGCGGACATCTTTGGCTGA
- a CDS encoding exodeoxyribonuclease VII small subunit, whose product MKPISELGYEDARDELIAVVQRLEQGGLNLDDSLQLWERGEALAKRCEEHLAGARQRVEQAIAARDAEDD is encoded by the coding sequence ATGAAGCCCATTAGTGAACTCGGCTACGAGGATGCGCGCGACGAACTGATCGCCGTGGTGCAGCGGTTGGAGCAGGGTGGGCTCAACTTAGATGATTCGCTGCAACTCTGGGAGCGCGGGGAAGCGCTGGCGAAACGTTGCGAGGAGCATTTAGCTGGTGCGCGCCAGCGCGTCGAGCAGGCGATCGCGGCGCGAGACGCCGAAGACGACTGA
- a CDS encoding 4-hydroxy-3-methylbut-2-enyl diphosphate reductase, producing the protein MPPTINMGIPGASSSVSGGGRSQVSGKRVLLAEPRGYCAGVDRAVETVERALDKHGAPVYVRHEIVHNRHVVETLAKAGAIFVDETDEVPEGAIVVFSAHGVAPTVHQSAAERNLKVIDATCPLVTKVHNEAKRFARDDYDILLIGHEGHEEVVGTAGEAPDHVQLVDGPESVDQVTVRDENKVIWLSQTTLSVDETMETVRRLREKFPTLQDPPSDDICYATQNRQVAVKAMAPECELVIVVGSRNSSNSVRLVEVALNAGSAAAYLVDYAEDIDPAWLEGVTTIGVTSGASVPEILVRGVLERLAEYGYDTVQPVTTANETLVFALPREIRPPRG; encoded by the coding sequence ATGCCGCCAACTATCAACATGGGTATTCCCGGTGCCTCGAGCTCGGTGAGTGGCGGTGGCCGGTCGCAGGTGTCCGGCAAGCGCGTTCTGCTGGCGGAACCCCGTGGTTACTGCGCTGGTGTGGACCGTGCCGTCGAGACCGTGGAGCGCGCGCTGGACAAGCACGGCGCCCCGGTCTACGTCCGCCACGAGATCGTGCACAACCGGCACGTGGTGGAGACCCTGGCCAAGGCAGGCGCGATCTTCGTCGACGAGACCGACGAGGTGCCCGAGGGCGCCATCGTGGTGTTCTCCGCGCACGGCGTCGCACCGACGGTGCACCAGTCCGCCGCCGAGCGCAATCTCAAGGTCATCGACGCGACATGTCCGCTGGTCACCAAGGTCCACAACGAGGCCAAGCGCTTCGCCCGCGACGACTACGACATCCTGCTGATCGGCCACGAAGGCCATGAGGAGGTCGTCGGCACCGCCGGTGAGGCACCCGACCATGTGCAGCTGGTCGACGGCCCCGAGTCGGTGGACCAGGTGACGGTGCGCGACGAGAACAAGGTGATCTGGCTGTCGCAGACCACGCTGAGCGTCGATGAGACCATGGAGACCGTCCGCAGGCTGCGGGAGAAGTTCCCCACGCTGCAGGATCCGCCGAGCGACGACATCTGCTACGCCACGCAGAACCGCCAGGTCGCGGTCAAGGCGATGGCCCCCGAGTGTGAGCTGGTGATCGTCGTGGGTTCGCGGAACTCGTCGAACTCGGTGCGGCTCGTCGAGGTCGCCCTCAATGCCGGCTCGGCTGCCGCGTACCTCGTCGACTACGCCGAGGACATCGACCCGGCCTGGCTGGAGGGTGTCACGACCATCGGCGTCACCTCCGGTGCGTCGGTACCGGAGATCCTGGTGCGCGGCGTGTTGGAGCGGTTGGCCGAATACGGCTACGACACCGTGCAGCCCGTCACCACCGCCAACGAGACGCTGGTGTTCGCCCTGCCGCGCGAGATCCGTCCGCCGCGCGGCTGA
- a CDS encoding lipid droplet-associated protein, with the protein MGTAPYGVRLLVGAAVTTLEEARKLPQTILTYPMTVASQAANFVMHVQQNLAELVIKGDEALEQLFPPRDEQPEWATFDEDLADDDTESDAPSANGERRTEGRFALYSTTPEAGEGEPADSKDSKPAAGSPGAPAVVAALDYDSLTLAQLRARLTSLSIGDLEALLAYEEAGRARAPFVTLLANRITRASAK; encoded by the coding sequence ATGGGAACTGCACCGTATGGGGTCCGGCTGCTGGTGGGAGCAGCGGTGACCACCCTGGAGGAAGCCCGCAAGTTGCCGCAGACCATCCTGACCTACCCCATGACGGTGGCCAGCCAGGCGGCCAATTTCGTCATGCACGTCCAGCAGAACCTCGCCGAGCTGGTCATCAAGGGCGACGAGGCGCTGGAACAGCTGTTCCCGCCCAGGGATGAGCAGCCGGAGTGGGCCACGTTCGACGAGGACCTCGCAGACGACGACACCGAGTCCGACGCGCCGTCGGCCAACGGTGAGCGCCGCACCGAGGGCCGTTTCGCGCTGTACAGCACCACCCCGGAAGCCGGGGAGGGCGAACCGGCCGATTCGAAGGACTCGAAGCCGGCGGCCGGGTCTCCCGGGGCTCCCGCGGTCGTCGCCGCGCTCGACTACGACTCGCTGACCCTGGCCCAGCTGCGCGCGCGCCTGACGTCGCTGAGCATCGGCGACCTCGAGGCGCTGCTGGCGTATGAGGAGGCCGGCCGGGCCCGCGCCCCGTTCGTGACGCTGCTCGCCAACAGGATCACGCGCGCGTCCGCCAAGTGA